One stretch of Rosistilla oblonga DNA includes these proteins:
- a CDS encoding HEAT repeat domain-containing protein, with amino-acid sequence MLFGFGKAKPPLTASRRGQIELRMRYLVDRLTLPVVQQTAIVTDPAVFLPADSLTAEDLPTVAQRIAKQLQVDVSGLPIEVADGGPDAAVHQIGDAPKVRVPQAALSDGPRLVTTLAHEVSHYRLRQFDSREMPDQGQWLTELATLCGGFVVAVCNSSVKESCCSTPAPTIKSLRTLGYLTSADLGYAAACLARLRNETDPAWGKLLRADAQVTFKQAMKSMPAACTMIIDATTIPGPQSSMQQLAEQMVSSNESYQFLAAEQVANRTDESREAFVPALIQMLRSRDEQVVLVAAEALRTIGPAAQSAAPALEHLLTHRVDMIAASAGIALMAIDPNEIVFEHVGDLLENRWSAAIPLSAALAEYGEQAAPAGPSICRRLVTALRRTEDEIIDSLAGCLHSVSAAPMEVIEATISNEEILEWMKGYLASMDDVAAE; translated from the coding sequence ATGTTATTTGGATTTGGCAAAGCAAAGCCACCGTTGACGGCGTCGCGACGCGGGCAGATCGAACTGCGGATGCGGTATCTTGTCGATCGGTTGACGCTCCCCGTAGTGCAACAGACGGCCATCGTCACCGACCCGGCGGTCTTTTTGCCCGCCGACTCGCTGACCGCCGAAGATCTGCCAACGGTAGCTCAGCGGATCGCCAAACAGTTGCAAGTCGATGTCTCCGGCTTGCCGATCGAGGTCGCTGATGGCGGTCCCGACGCGGCGGTTCACCAAATTGGCGACGCGCCGAAAGTCCGAGTCCCTCAAGCAGCACTGAGCGACGGGCCGCGGTTGGTCACCACGCTGGCTCACGAAGTCTCGCACTACCGCCTGCGACAGTTCGACAGCCGCGAGATGCCCGATCAGGGACAATGGCTCACCGAACTGGCAACGCTTTGCGGCGGATTTGTCGTCGCCGTCTGCAACAGCAGCGTCAAAGAATCGTGTTGCAGCACGCCAGCTCCCACCATCAAATCGCTCCGCACTTTAGGTTACCTGACCTCGGCCGACCTCGGTTACGCCGCAGCCTGTTTGGCCCGACTGCGGAACGAAACCGATCCCGCTTGGGGAAAACTGCTGCGAGCCGATGCGCAGGTGACTTTCAAACAAGCGATGAAGTCGATGCCCGCTGCCTGCACGATGATCATCGACGCGACGACGATTCCCGGTCCGCAAAGCTCGATGCAGCAGCTGGCCGAACAGATGGTGTCGTCCAATGAATCGTATCAGTTCCTGGCGGCCGAACAGGTTGCCAATCGGACCGACGAGTCGCGGGAAGCCTTTGTTCCCGCGTTGATCCAGATGTTGCGATCGCGCGATGAACAGGTCGTCCTGGTCGCGGCCGAGGCGCTTCGCACGATTGGGCCGGCCGCCCAGAGTGCCGCTCCCGCCCTGGAACATCTGCTGACCCACCGCGTCGATATGATCGCCGCATCGGCAGGGATCGCGCTGATGGCGATCGACCCTAACGAAATCGTCTTCGAACACGTCGGCGATCTTCTCGAAAATCGATGGTCCGCCGCGATCCCACTCTCCGCAGCTCTCGCCGAATATGGTGAGCAAGCGGCGCCGGCTGGGCCTAGTATCTGCCGACGCCTGGTCACCGCGCTGCGACGCACCGAGGATGAGATCATCGATTCGCTGGCAGGCTGCTTGCACTCGGTCTCCGCCGCACCGATGGAAGTCATCGAAGCGACGATCTCCAACGAAGAGATCCTGGAATGGATGAAGGGTTACCTGGCCAGCATGGATGATGTGGCGGCGGAATAA
- a CDS encoding NADP-dependent methylenetetrahydromethanopterin/methylenetetrahydrofolate dehydrogenase — protein MTKPKILLQFDTDSHASSFDAVVATDAGVDTLLQYGNVNTENVEGLVHGAMFTRGPEDLHRTAIFVGGSDVAAGEAVYERIEKCFFGPMRVSVMLDSNGANTTAAAAVLRAAKHLDLSQTTALVLGGTGPVGQRVARLLLQAGATVRLSSRQIDRARAVCDAISARIDCGQRLSAVVGSEAIDGCDAVFACGAAGVQLLSTDELAGSNVRLAIDLNAVPPVGIEGIDVMDRGKSRQDRIDYGAIGVGGTKMKIHRAAIQRLFESNDQQLDAEAIYAIGQTV, from the coding sequence ATGACCAAGCCAAAGATCCTGTTGCAGTTCGACACCGATTCGCATGCCAGTTCGTTTGATGCAGTGGTTGCAACCGATGCAGGGGTCGATACGCTGCTGCAATACGGCAACGTAAACACTGAAAACGTCGAGGGACTGGTTCACGGAGCGATGTTTACTCGCGGCCCCGAGGATCTGCATCGCACAGCAATTTTTGTCGGTGGCAGCGACGTAGCGGCGGGGGAAGCTGTCTACGAACGAATTGAGAAGTGCTTTTTTGGTCCGATGCGGGTCTCGGTGATGCTCGATTCCAACGGTGCCAACACAACGGCTGCCGCAGCGGTGCTGCGCGCCGCAAAACATCTTGATCTGAGCCAAACAACCGCATTGGTTCTGGGAGGTACCGGACCGGTGGGGCAACGCGTCGCTCGACTGCTGCTGCAAGCGGGGGCCACGGTCCGATTGTCTTCGCGGCAAATCGATCGCGCGAGGGCGGTTTGCGATGCGATTTCCGCGAGAATCGATTGCGGCCAGCGATTGAGTGCGGTTGTCGGCAGCGAAGCGATCGACGGCTGCGACGCGGTATTTGCCTGCGGCGCGGCGGGAGTTCAGCTGTTGAGCACCGACGAATTGGCTGGCTCAAACGTTCGTTTGGCGATCGATCTGAACGCGGTGCCCCCGGTTGGCATCGAGGGGATCGACGTGATGGATCGCGGCAAATCGCGGCAAGACCGGATTGATTATGGAGCGATTGGGGTCGGCGGGACGAAGATGAAAATTCATCGCGCCGCGATCCAGCGACTCTTCGAATCCAACGATCAGCAGCTCGATGCCGAAGCAATCTATGCAATCGGGCAAACCGTTTAA
- the hemW gene encoding radical SAM family heme chaperone HemW, producing the protein MVIRNQTDLELEAPARLDTPRAAYVHVPFCQHRCGYCNFSVLAGRDDLVDAYLDALEAELTRLVEPRTVDTLFVGGGTPTHFDAPALTRFLRLVGHWFPLSGGATEFSVEANPNDITQSKLDLLKQFGVDRISLGVQSFDAAKLKILERTHSPGEARRAIQLAAETIGNVSIDLIFATPGETPDAWRGDLRDAVAMPLSHLSTYGLTFEKGTQFWNRLQKATIATVIEEDQLQMFRDAIAIPKAAGFEHYEVSNHAMPGRRCQHNMAYWRGVGWYAAGPGAAAFVDGRREVNHRSTTTYIKRLLRGESPIAESETLTQEQLIRERVAFGLRMLAGVELTEVGPLQVIDQLLGKQFQMLTEIGMLTRTDNRIALTAQGLFVSDSVLSEIL; encoded by the coding sequence GTGGTTATAAGAAACCAAACCGATCTGGAATTGGAGGCTCCGGCGCGATTGGACACGCCGCGAGCGGCGTACGTCCATGTTCCGTTCTGCCAGCACCGTTGTGGGTACTGCAATTTCAGCGTTCTTGCGGGGCGGGACGATCTTGTCGACGCCTACCTCGACGCGTTAGAGGCTGAACTGACGCGATTGGTCGAACCTCGCACCGTCGACACGCTGTTCGTCGGCGGCGGCACTCCGACCCACTTCGACGCCCCTGCCCTTACCCGTTTCCTGCGTCTTGTTGGCCATTGGTTTCCCCTTTCCGGTGGCGCTACCGAGTTCAGTGTCGAAGCGAATCCGAACGATATCACGCAGTCGAAGCTGGATCTTCTGAAGCAATTTGGAGTCGATCGGATCAGTTTGGGAGTGCAGTCGTTCGACGCCGCCAAGCTGAAAATACTCGAGCGGACGCATTCACCCGGCGAAGCGAGGCGGGCGATTCAGTTGGCGGCAGAGACGATCGGGAACGTTTCGATCGACCTGATCTTCGCGACACCCGGCGAAACGCCCGACGCGTGGCGAGGCGATCTTCGCGATGCGGTCGCGATGCCGCTGAGTCATCTGTCGACGTACGGTTTGACGTTTGAAAAGGGGACGCAGTTCTGGAACCGGCTGCAGAAAGCGACGATCGCCACGGTGATCGAAGAGGACCAGTTGCAGATGTTCCGCGATGCGATCGCGATTCCCAAGGCCGCCGGTTTTGAACACTACGAAGTCTCCAACCACGCGATGCCGGGGCGGCGCTGCCAGCACAACATGGCGTATTGGCGGGGCGTTGGATGGTACGCTGCCGGTCCTGGAGCGGCGGCGTTTGTCGACGGTCGCCGCGAGGTCAACCATCGCAGCACGACAACCTATATCAAGCGGTTGTTGCGCGGCGAATCGCCGATCGCTGAGTCGGAGACGTTGACGCAGGAGCAATTGATTCGCGAGCGGGTAGCGTTTGGGCTGCGGATGTTGGCCGGAGTCGAACTGACCGAAGTGGGCCCGCTGCAAGTGATCGACCAGTTGCTAGGGAAGCAGTTTCAGATGCTGACCGAGATCGGGATGTTGACGCGAACCGACAATCGAATCGCTCTGACAGCCCAGGGGCTGTTCGTGAGCGATTCAGTGCTGTCGGAGATTCTCTAG
- the fae gene encoding formaldehyde-activating enzyme, producing the protein MQFYIGEALDGDGNEIAHIDLMIGSKDGPVGVAFANALANQSEGHTNLLAVLAPNVAVKPATVMVTKVTIKGMKQAVQMFGPAQAAVAKAVADSVGDGVIPADQAENLVIVCGVFIHPEAEDNKKIYDYNYSATKMAIVNAMGNKPSADEMLAQKDVDHPFKGF; encoded by the coding sequence ATGCAATTTTACATCGGCGAAGCACTTGATGGCGATGGCAACGAAATCGCGCACATCGACCTGATGATCGGTAGCAAAGACGGACCTGTTGGCGTCGCGTTCGCCAACGCCTTGGCAAACCAAAGCGAAGGTCACACCAACCTGCTGGCCGTTTTGGCTCCTAACGTTGCCGTCAAACCAGCTACCGTGATGGTCACCAAAGTAACCATCAAGGGAATGAAGCAAGCGGTTCAAATGTTTGGCCCCGCACAAGCTGCGGTTGCCAAAGCAGTTGCCGATTCGGTTGGCGACGGCGTGATCCCAGCCGACCAAGCTGAAAACCTCGTGATCGTCTGCGGTGTCTTCATTCACCCCGAAGCCGAAGACAACAAGAAGATCTACGACTACAACTACAGCGCCACCAAGATGGCGATCGTCAATGCGATGGGCAACAAGCCATCGGCCGACGAAATGCTGGCTCAAAAGGATGTCGATCATCCGTTCAAGGGCTTCTAA
- a CDS encoding FKBP-type peptidyl-prolyl cis-trans isomerase, which yields MQITADKVVAFDYKLTDDAGELIDSSEGHEPLLYLHGQGGIIEGLERALEGLKVGDTLNITIPPEDGYGLRSDELLQEVPRDEFEEVDEFEVGMQFEADTPDGPMIFSITEVGDELIKVDGNHPLAGETLTFDVTIREVRDATAEELEHGHAHGDGGHDHD from the coding sequence ATGCAAATTACAGCGGACAAAGTTGTCGCGTTCGATTACAAACTGACCGACGACGCTGGCGAGCTGATCGATTCGTCCGAGGGACACGAGCCCTTGCTGTATCTACACGGGCAGGGCGGAATTATCGAAGGCCTCGAGCGGGCGCTCGAAGGACTTAAGGTTGGCGACACTCTGAACATCACCATTCCGCCAGAAGACGGATACGGTTTGCGTTCCGACGAACTGTTGCAGGAAGTCCCACGCGATGAGTTCGAAGAGGTCGACGAGTTTGAAGTCGGCATGCAGTTCGAAGCCGACACGCCCGACGGGCCGATGATCTTTTCGATCACCGAGGTCGGCGATGAATTGATCAAAGTCGACGGGAATCATCCGCTGGCGGGTGAAACGTTGACCTTCGACGTCACGATCCGCGAAGTCCGCGACGCGACAGCTGAAGAGCTCGAGCATGGACATGCTCACGGTGACGGTGGTCACGACCACGACTAG
- a CDS encoding ATP-grasp domain-containing protein, producing the protein MSSSAAGNIVFVGATARAAAQSARRSGLRVAAIDLFGDRDLREACDRWSPLRSDRSLTEQLAGESVDAVVPLGGLESRLLELDALRKTHRLFGATAQQIRQLNDPAWLDRAAEVADLARPPRCTHKPLPTSGWLFKRAFSTGGLGVFPATQMPAGSDPSAWFECQIPGRSFGVNFLASRDRVDSIGVAASLRSRQRPKPFQYEGSIGLLTLPDSLQQRVQRLAEYIVQETQLRGLFGIDVIVDPAKRIWLLELNPRWTASMELFDRGSTSLLQRHIAACKEEEVAAIEKSKTLIGKRVLYADHAIRFAYQPLRDALPDAIEIADIPADSSEILAGDPVFTLIASGPSPREIANRLAVARQISQRIIEPLGSN; encoded by the coding sequence GTGTCATCTTCCGCCGCCGGGAATATCGTTTTCGTGGGAGCAACCGCCCGCGCCGCGGCTCAGTCCGCACGCCGCAGCGGGCTGCGCGTCGCTGCGATCGATCTCTTTGGCGACCGCGATCTACGCGAGGCCTGCGATCGTTGGTCTCCGCTGCGAAGCGACCGATCGCTTACCGAACAGTTAGCTGGCGAGTCCGTCGACGCGGTGGTTCCGCTGGGCGGACTGGAAAGTCGTCTTCTCGAACTCGATGCGTTGCGGAAGACGCATCGTCTGTTCGGCGCTACCGCGCAACAGATCCGCCAGTTAAACGATCCTGCTTGGCTCGATCGAGCTGCCGAAGTCGCGGACCTCGCGCGTCCGCCGCGTTGCACGCACAAGCCGTTGCCGACCAGCGGATGGCTTTTCAAACGAGCGTTCTCCACCGGCGGGCTCGGCGTTTTCCCCGCCACTCAAATGCCAGCGGGCTCCGATCCAAGCGCTTGGTTCGAATGCCAGATTCCCGGTCGCAGCTTCGGCGTCAACTTTCTCGCATCCCGCGACCGTGTCGACTCGATTGGTGTCGCGGCGAGTTTGCGAAGCCGCCAGCGGCCGAAGCCGTTTCAATACGAGGGATCGATCGGTCTGCTGACGCTTCCTGATTCGCTGCAGCAACGTGTGCAGAGGCTGGCGGAATACATCGTCCAAGAAACCCAACTCCGCGGTCTGTTTGGGATCGATGTGATCGTCGATCCGGCGAAACGGATCTGGTTGTTGGAGCTGAATCCGCGCTGGACCGCGTCGATGGAATTGTTCGATCGCGGCTCCACTTCGCTGCTGCAACGTCACATCGCTGCATGCAAGGAGGAGGAAGTTGCGGCGATCGAAAAATCGAAAACGCTGATCGGGAAACGCGTATTGTACGCCGATCACGCGATCCGGTTTGCGTATCAGCCGCTTCGCGACGCGTTGCCCGATGCGATTGAGATCGCCGACATCCCTGCGGATAGCAGCGAGATACTCGCTGGCGACCCGGTCTTCACGCTGATCGCGTCGGGACCAAGCCCGCGCGAGATCGCCAATCGGTTGGCGGTCGCGCGGCAAATCAGCCAGCGAATCATCGAACCGCTGGGCTCGAATTAA
- the ppdK gene encoding pyruvate, phosphate dikinase produces MAKKKAAGASSKMVFYFGKTKTEGQGEGKQLLGGKGVNLAEMTRIGLPVPPGFTITTACCDSYYKNGKQLPKGLMDEVNEAVAILEKELDKKFGDDENPLLVSVRSGAAVSMPGMMNTILNLGLNDAATEGLAKATDNPRFAYDAYRRLINMYGDVVMGIDHEEFEHAFDKIKTKYKVDLDTDVPAEGLKELCEAYKAVFKKHGGEDFPQDPIHQLQLAIEAVFGSWNTERAVRYREIENIRGLLGTAVNVQSMVYGNMGDDSGTGVAFTRDPSSGQNKFFGEFLINAQGEDVVAGIRTPLPVIEMKKWNKAVHAELIAIKDKLESHYKDVQDIEFTIEKGKLYMLQTRDGKRTGIAAVKIAVDMVKEGLIDEKTAVLRIPAGDLTQCLLPSFIPAAKKKANVLATGLPASPGAAVGQLAFTAADAKARAEAGESVLLIRKETSPEDVDGMHAAAGILTSTGGMTSHAAVVARGWGKCCVAGAGDVDINEKTKKITVNGKTYGVGDTLSLDGTSGEVMEGAVDRQEPKLGGDFGTVMEWADKYRTLGVRTNADTPEDSKRARAFGAEGIGLCRTEHMFFEGDRIGHMRAMILATTEEDRRKALAKLLPFQRKDFVGIFTAMKGLPVTVRLLDPPLHEFLPHEKAAQKEMAEALGISTAEVKKRAEQLHEMNPMLGHRGCRLSVTYPEILEMQVTAITEAAIACVNKKVDAKAEIMIPLVGTRAELSMLREKVEATIEATKAAKKFDGELDILIGTMIEIPRAALTADEVAQDADFFSFGTNDLTQMTFGYSRDDINTFLPDYLKQDILHGDPFQSLDTTGVGQLVEMGVKKGRSSKKGLKCGICGEHGGDPASIQFCHEVGLDYVSCSPFRVPIARLAAAQAALKK; encoded by the coding sequence ATGGCAAAGAAGAAAGCGGCTGGTGCTTCCAGCAAAATGGTTTTTTACTTCGGTAAGACCAAGACCGAAGGCCAAGGCGAAGGCAAGCAATTGTTGGGCGGCAAAGGCGTCAACCTGGCAGAGATGACTCGCATCGGCCTGCCCGTTCCTCCCGGTTTCACGATCACCACCGCCTGCTGCGATTCGTACTACAAGAACGGCAAGCAATTGCCTAAGGGCTTGATGGACGAAGTCAACGAAGCGGTTGCCATCCTGGAAAAGGAATTGGACAAGAAGTTCGGCGACGACGAGAACCCATTGCTGGTTTCGGTTCGCTCGGGTGCTGCGGTTTCGATGCCCGGTATGATGAACACGATCTTGAACCTGGGTCTCAACGACGCCGCCACCGAAGGTTTGGCCAAAGCGACCGACAACCCACGCTTCGCTTACGACGCTTACCGCCGCTTGATCAACATGTACGGCGACGTCGTGATGGGAATCGATCACGAAGAATTCGAGCACGCGTTCGACAAGATCAAGACCAAATACAAAGTCGATCTGGACACCGACGTGCCAGCTGAAGGCTTGAAGGAACTGTGCGAAGCTTACAAAGCTGTCTTCAAGAAGCACGGCGGCGAAGATTTCCCTCAGGATCCAATCCACCAGTTGCAACTGGCGATCGAAGCTGTCTTCGGCAGCTGGAATACCGAACGCGCCGTTCGCTATCGCGAGATCGAAAACATCCGCGGCCTGTTGGGCACCGCGGTTAACGTTCAATCGATGGTCTATGGCAACATGGGCGACGACAGCGGAACCGGCGTTGCGTTCACTCGCGATCCTTCCAGCGGTCAAAACAAGTTCTTCGGCGAGTTCTTGATCAACGCTCAAGGCGAAGACGTGGTCGCGGGTATCCGCACCCCGTTGCCAGTGATCGAGATGAAGAAGTGGAACAAAGCTGTTCACGCCGAACTGATCGCGATCAAAGACAAGCTGGAATCGCACTACAAAGACGTCCAAGACATCGAGTTCACGATCGAGAAGGGCAAGCTGTACATGCTGCAGACCCGCGACGGAAAGCGAACCGGTATCGCTGCCGTCAAGATCGCCGTCGACATGGTCAAAGAAGGACTGATCGACGAGAAGACCGCTGTTCTGCGTATCCCCGCTGGCGACTTGACCCAGTGCCTGCTGCCAAGCTTCATCCCTGCGGCGAAGAAGAAAGCCAACGTCTTGGCAACGGGTCTGCCCGCTTCGCCAGGTGCTGCGGTTGGCCAATTGGCGTTCACCGCTGCGGACGCCAAGGCGCGTGCGGAAGCTGGCGAATCGGTCCTCTTGATCCGTAAAGAAACCAGCCCCGAAGACGTCGACGGCATGCACGCCGCTGCGGGTATCTTGACCAGCACCGGTGGTATGACGAGCCACGCGGCAGTTGTCGCTCGCGGTTGGGGCAAGTGCTGCGTCGCCGGTGCCGGCGATGTCGACATCAACGAGAAGACCAAGAAGATCACCGTCAACGGCAAGACCTACGGTGTTGGCGACACGTTGAGCCTGGACGGCACCAGCGGCGAAGTCATGGAAGGTGCTGTCGATCGCCAAGAGCCTAAGTTGGGCGGCGACTTCGGTACCGTGATGGAATGGGCCGACAAGTATCGCACCCTGGGTGTTCGCACCAACGCCGATACGCCTGAAGACAGCAAGCGTGCTCGCGCGTTTGGCGCAGAAGGCATCGGACTGTGCCGCACCGAGCACATGTTCTTCGAAGGCGACCGTATCGGTCACATGCGTGCGATGATCCTGGCGACGACCGAAGAGGATCGCCGCAAGGCATTGGCTAAGTTGTTGCCGTTCCAACGCAAGGACTTCGTCGGCATCTTCACCGCGATGAAGGGACTGCCGGTAACCGTCCGTCTGTTGGATCCACCATTGCACGAATTCCTGCCACACGAAAAAGCCGCTCAAAAAGAGATGGCCGAAGCGTTGGGAATCTCGACTGCCGAAGTCAAGAAGCGTGCTGAACAGCTGCACGAAATGAACCCAATGTTGGGTCACCGCGGTTGCCGTTTGAGCGTCACGTATCCCGAAATCCTCGAGATGCAGGTCACCGCGATCACCGAAGCTGCGATCGCTTGTGTCAACAAGAAGGTCGATGCCAAGGCGGAGATCATGATCCCGTTGGTTGGTACTCGCGCCGAATTGTCGATGCTTCGCGAAAAGGTCGAAGCGACCATCGAAGCGACCAAGGCCGCCAAGAAGTTCGACGGCGAATTGGACATCCTGATCGGTACCATGATCGAGATTCCTCGCGCTGCGTTGACCGCCGACGAAGTCGCTCAAGACGCCGACTTCTTCAGCTTCGGTACCAACGACCTGACGCAGATGACGTTCGGTTACAGCCGCGACGATATCAACACCTTCCTGCCCGATTACCTGAAGCAGGACATCCTGCACGGCGACCCCTTCCAATCGCTGGACACCACCGGTGTCGGCCAATTGGTCGAGATGGGCGTCAAGAAGGGTCGCAGCAGCAAGAAGGGACTGAAGTGCGGCATCTGTGGCGAACACGGTGGCGACCCAGCTTCGATCCAATTCTGCCACGAAGTTGGTTTGGATTACGTCAGCTGCAGCCCATTCCGCGTGCCAATCGCACGTCTGGCCGCTGCTCAAGCTGCTCTGAAGAAGTAA